One stretch of Chryseobacterium indologenes DNA includes these proteins:
- a CDS encoding oxygenase MpaB family protein, whose translation MIQPRFKDAPHFKNFWEKGNGKQLIEFSGADVNFKDFEQYAPFFYHVDATGDEVVKEVYFTKKFHEASREIEGYIRNGVTENDPVPESVKKLFAQTQRIPDWLDYNLLKSGAELCMRSNLDSLISLRDYCLIGGYDYAYLNKPLIVTEALKKGAVKRLSETLDFWVNVTRYDALELHAKGYEFAIKTRLIHSYARLSIQKHYKEWDTENWGEPINSWDMMATYIGFSLVFLHSLQKLGNTFSIEEEQGIFHLWKYVGYLLGIPEQLLPDDKKQATEYFYLWTSIQPPSDKDSVLLAHSLLNESLENPILKFEFQRKNLRYLHICCTWFLLDDEVCKRLQIPEVSNKMLFPKSKILFNKIYDRLVSRDSRIKRGNKDQMKVLKDYLNITKNSNFH comes from the coding sequence ATGATACAACCACGGTTTAAAGATGCTCCGCATTTCAAAAACTTTTGGGAGAAAGGGAACGGAAAACAATTGATTGAATTTTCCGGTGCTGACGTGAACTTTAAAGATTTTGAACAATATGCTCCTTTCTTTTATCATGTGGATGCAACCGGAGATGAGGTGGTAAAAGAGGTTTATTTTACGAAAAAATTTCATGAAGCATCAAGGGAAATTGAAGGGTATATCCGAAATGGCGTTACTGAAAATGATCCTGTTCCTGAAAGTGTAAAAAAATTGTTTGCTCAAACCCAGAGAATTCCTGATTGGCTGGATTACAATTTACTAAAAAGTGGAGCAGAACTGTGCATGCGAAGCAATCTTGATTCTTTAATTTCCTTAAGAGATTACTGTTTAATCGGAGGCTATGATTATGCTTACCTCAATAAACCTCTCATCGTTACAGAAGCTTTGAAAAAAGGAGCTGTGAAACGCCTTTCTGAAACATTGGATTTTTGGGTAAATGTTACCCGTTACGATGCATTAGAACTGCATGCCAAGGGATATGAATTTGCCATAAAAACCCGTTTGATTCACTCCTACGCAAGGCTTTCCATCCAAAAACATTACAAAGAATGGGATACCGAAAACTGGGGTGAGCCCATCAATTCCTGGGATATGATGGCTACTTATATCGGATTCAGCCTGGTATTTCTTCACAGTCTTCAAAAATTAGGAAATACCTTTTCCATCGAAGAAGAGCAAGGAATTTTTCACCTGTGGAAATACGTAGGATATCTTCTGGGAATTCCGGAACAGCTGCTTCCCGATGATAAAAAGCAAGCTACAGAATATTTTTATTTATGGACTTCCATTCAGCCGCCATCTGATAAAGATTCGGTTCTACTCGCTCATTCATTATTAAATGAATCGTTGGAAAACCCAATTTTAAAATTTGAATTTCAAAGGAAAAATTTGAGATATCTGCATATCTGCTGTACCTGGTTTCTGCTGGATGATGAAGTTTGTAAGAGACTTCAAATTCCGGAAGTTTCTAACAAAATGTTATTTCCAAAATCAAAAATATTGTTCAATAAAATTTATGATCGTCTTGTAAGTCGGGATTCAAGGATAAAAAGAGGAAATAAAGATCAGATGAAAGTATTAAAAGATTATCTGAACATTACTAAGAATTCAAATTTTCATTAA
- the recA gene encoding recombinase RecA, translating into MSNIDDKKKALALVLDKLDKTYGKGTVMTLGDESIDNTVEVIPSGSLGLDIALGIGGYPKGRIIEIYGPESSGKTTLTLHAIAEAQKAGGIAAFIDAEHAFDRTYAAKLGIDLENLIISQPDNGEQALEIADNLIRSGAIDIVVIDSVAALTPKAEIEGEMGDSKMGLHARLMSQALRKLTATISRTKCTVIFINQLREKIGVMFGNPETTTGGNALKFYASVRIDIRKASAPIKQGDEAIGSRVKVKIVKNKVAPPFKQAEFDIMYGEGVSKVGEILDTAVDMGIVKKSGSWFSYEETKLGQGRDAVKDVLRDNPDLSEELENKIKEELKNK; encoded by the coding sequence ATGAGTAACATTGATGATAAGAAAAAAGCACTGGCATTAGTGCTTGACAAGCTAGATAAAACATACGGAAAGGGAACAGTTATGACTTTAGGTGATGAGTCTATAGACAATACTGTAGAAGTTATTCCTTCCGGATCTTTAGGATTAGATATCGCATTAGGTATAGGAGGATATCCAAAAGGAAGAATCATTGAAATATATGGACCTGAATCTTCAGGTAAAACAACATTAACACTTCACGCTATTGCTGAAGCTCAGAAAGCTGGTGGTATTGCAGCATTCATTGATGCTGAGCACGCTTTCGACAGAACGTATGCTGCAAAATTAGGAATCGATTTGGAAAACCTTATCATTTCTCAACCGGATAACGGGGAACAGGCGTTAGAAATTGCTGATAATCTGATCCGTTCAGGAGCTATTGACATTGTTGTTATTGACTCTGTTGCTGCTCTTACTCCAAAAGCGGAGATTGAAGGAGAAATGGGAGATTCTAAAATGGGGCTTCATGCAAGATTGATGTCTCAGGCATTAAGAAAGCTTACCGCTACCATTTCAAGAACGAAGTGTACTGTAATCTTCATTAACCAGCTAAGAGAAAAAATCGGTGTAATGTTCGGTAACCCTGAAACAACTACCGGTGGTAATGCTCTTAAGTTTTATGCTTCTGTAAGAATTGATATCAGAAAAGCAAGTGCGCCAATTAAGCAAGGTGATGAAGCTATCGGAAGCCGTGTGAAAGTGAAGATTGTGAAAAACAAAGTAGCCCCACCTTTCAAACAAGCTGAATTCGACATTATGTATGGTGAAGGAGTTTCTAAAGTAGGAGAAATTCTTGATACAGCGGTTGATATGGGAATTGTGAAGAAAAGTGGTTCTTGGTTCAGCTACGAAGAGACTAAACTTGGTCAGGGACGTGATGCTGTGAAAGATGTTTTAAGAGATAATCCTGATCTTTCCGAAGAGTTGGAAAACAAGATTAAAGAAGAGCTGAAAAACAAATAA